CTGCTCCTCGACGAGATGGGTCCGGCCGACCTCGGGCCCGGCGAGGCCAAGGGCGCGCCCGACCACCCGCACCGCGGCTTCGAGACGGTGACCTACATGCTCCACGGCGAGCTCGAGCATCGCGATTCGGCGGGCCACGCCCGGCGTCTGGGTCCGGGCGATGTGCAGGGCGGGAGGAGCGGCCGGTGATCGACGGCCAGGCCGCCATTCTCGCCACCGACGGGGAGCTGATCTCGCTCGCCGCGCCGGCCGGCGCCCACGCGCCGCTGGAGCTCCTTCTCGTCGCCGGGCTCCCCTTGCGCGAACCCGTGGTCCGCTACGGCCCGTTCGTGATGAACAGCAAGGAGGAGATCGTTCAGGCGGTCGAGGACTTCAGGGCCGGCCGCCTGGGCCGTCGCTCCTGAGGCCGTCGACGTCGGTCAGAGATCGAACCGAAACGAGATGCCGCCGATGAGGTAGTGGGAGACGAGCTCGGTGTTGATGGTGGCGTCCTCGCCGAGAATCGTGACGTCCCATTCGGGACTGACCCGGGTCATCCGATACTCGGCGAAGATCCCGAACTCTTTCGTGAAGAGGAAGGTCACGCCGGCCCGCGCGTCCAGGCCCACCTCGTATGTCCGGTCGCTGGTGCGTCCGCCCAGGTCGGAGCCGAGATCGCCGGCGAACTTGACCGAGAAAAGGCCCGGGCCGCCCGCGATGTAGGGCTGGATCTGGCCCTTGGGAAATTCCTCCGACATCAGGAGCGGCAGCCGCAGCATCAGCAGCGCGGAGACCGGGAACACCGTGACGTCGGGGTCGGGCCTCAAGTAGGACACCTCGGCCGCCACGCCGAGCCAGCGGGCGCTGTCGAACCAGTAGCCCACGCGCACCCCGAAGGCGTAGGTCGTCGAGAAGTTCACTTCGTCCGTCATCGTCACGCCGAAGATCTCCAGGTCGAGATCCTCTCGCTCGGTGCGGGTGGCGCCGGCCCAGAGATCGCTGAACCACTCCGCCGAGGCCGGGCTGGCCGCGATGAGAAGCGCACAGAGCACACCCACGGCCGCGCTCACAGACTTCGTCAATCGCGTCATCGTCAATGGAGTCCTCTCCTCTTTGCGGCGCGAGCCTCTCTTCGACCGTAGAGCGCCCGCGCGCGACTGGTCAAGTTTTGACTACCCTCCTGACGGGGCGATGAGATGCCCGGCCCATCGACCAGCGATGATCGGGATGATCTCGGCACCCGAGACTCGCCAGGTGACGAGCACGGTATAATGCGCGCATGCCGGCCCGGTACCGCGAAGAGCCCTGTCGGACCGCGCTGAACCGCGTGGTCGGGATGGATTTCCGCTGGTCCCTGAACCCGTACATGGGCTGTGAGCATCGGTGCACGTTCTGTTATGTGAGGGCGTTCGAGCAGCGCGCCGACCGTCCCTGGGACGAGCGCTATGGCCAGTCGATCCGAGTCAAGATCAACGTGGCCGAGGTGCTGAAGAGGGAGCTGGCGCGGCCTTCGTGGACGCGCGAGGTGGTCGCGATCGGCGCCGCCACCGACCCCTACCAACCCGCCGAAGGCAAGTATCGGCTGACCCGGCACTGCCTGGAAGTGCTGGCCGCCGCCCACAACCCGTTCGGCCTGGTCACTCGCGGGCCGATGATCGTGCGCGACGTCGACGTGCTGCAGGCCGCCTCCGCCCGCGCCGACGTCGACGTGCACTTCTCGATTGCGACGCTGGACGATGAGATCTGGCGCAAGACCGAGATCGGGACGGCGCCTCCGCGCCAGCGGCTCCGGGCTCTGCGCCGCCTGGTGGACGCCGGGATTCGTGCCGGAGTGGGGGTGGCGCCAATCCTGCCCGGGATCTCCGACCGTCCGGACCAACTGGCGGCCGTCGTGCGCGCCGCCCGCGATGCCGGCGCCACGCACCTCTGGTGCAACCTGCTCTATCTCAAGCCGGGCACGCGGGAGCACTTCCTCGAGCACCTCGCGCGCGACTGGCCCGACCTCTTGCCGCGGTACGAGCGGCTGTACCGCGCCGCCGCCTATCTGGAGAAGAACGTCGCGGAGCCCATCAAGCGACAGGTGGCGGAGTTACGCGAAGCGCTGCAGATCGCCGATCGGCGATCCGTGAAGCTCGAGCCGCCCTCGCCGGCCGAGCAGCTCGCCCTGGCCATCTAGCGTCTCACTCGCCGACGACCCGGATCATGTGCTGCAGCGTGACGCCGGAGGTCGTGCGGACCCGCTCGCGAACGAGGTCCATCAGGGCGAGGACGTCGGCGGAGCTGGCGCCGCCCCGGTTGATGATGAAGT
This is a stretch of genomic DNA from Candidatus Methylomirabilota bacterium. It encodes these proteins:
- a CDS encoding outer membrane beta-barrel protein, translated to MTRLTKSVSAAVGVLCALLIAASPASAEWFSDLWAGATRTEREDLDLEIFGVTMTDEVNFSTTYAFGVRVGYWFDSARWLGVAAEVSYLRPDPDVTVFPVSALLMLRLPLLMSEEFPKGQIQPYIAGGPGLFSVKFAGDLGSDLGGRTSDRTYEVGLDARAGVTFLFTKEFGIFAEYRMTRVSPEWDVTILGEDATINTELVSHYLIGGISFRFDL
- a CDS encoding radical SAM protein, whose product is MPARYREEPCRTALNRVVGMDFRWSLNPYMGCEHRCTFCYVRAFEQRADRPWDERYGQSIRVKINVAEVLKRELARPSWTREVVAIGAATDPYQPAEGKYRLTRHCLEVLAAAHNPFGLVTRGPMIVRDVDVLQAASARADVDVHFSIATLDDEIWRKTEIGTAPPRQRLRALRRLVDAGIRAGVGVAPILPGISDRPDQLAAVVRAARDAGATHLWCNLLYLKPGTREHFLEHLARDWPDLLPRYERLYRAAAYLEKNVAEPIKRQVAELREALQIADRRSVKLEPPSPAEQLALAI